The following proteins are co-located in the Limanda limanda chromosome 5, fLimLim1.1, whole genome shotgun sequence genome:
- the snapc4 gene encoding snRNA-activating protein complex subunit 4: MSVSLSEERDRIQRQVQELEQSLSVCLSATHTDLQLLSSETDDESGSDDEEEESAAGLLAQREKIQKEIESLENKLGPVCLSDGDDIIISSDESELGISLSVESCLQMNLVYQQVVQETLCQLETLLTHNDRQQKELVSQLSGPIKEPSTEQPAPSSYQLPINMYLGRFLKPYFKDKQTGLGPPANRETKEKSSRMTGCLDENKVKIKRWESWQKTLLIDSVSRDSLRRLVQPKLSRVDYLSQKLSSAEETNRQKLREQIDNLEREIDKLRTKKEEELIGDRYEEHDWEKISNIDFEGTREADDIRCFWQNFLHPSIRKVGWSQEEVQQLRDISRRHRERHWKKIAEELGTGRTAFMCLQTFQRFVSDSLRRGSWTPNEDALLRDLVDKMRIGNFIPYTQMSYFMEGRHPPQLIYRWNQVLDPSLKKGMWTKQEDQLLLRAVSRHGEKNWWKIRLEVPGRTDCACRDRYIDCLKSGMKRGAFDKQEQELLLQLVEKHGVGRWAKIAAEIPQRYDAQCLREWRKVSRKRLSPAQKNRRAKKPQTSGDGKKKRKVNIRRRVKEELSSEEEQEEEEEEVEYMDSDTDEKKMKEEEKEEEEEVVEGDVEEEVEYTCPSMTEWIPDDRAEHFSFLNFRPVSIPPSSHGQGEKPVRSTIVGKSGRSVIIGPNPPELQWEERHRSSAMMMVSPEQLRAHLLCQAAEWKKRGFRPQGKAAGRAMDVVVKVQLQAAVLPWIGNLLIPTPSRLTVADAVREQGETTQLSSTPVFQLLLQTMSVDVLGCKETIEQRKKKVEFAAPPPEPPSVRRKNPLTVAGMLQQRRQQQESDLQDKRILTQLNALQQQHMMLQQPIRTQQLVYQHRPQTLPPSIPSQNRPGLPQMSRVSFPPSVFIPHPLLQPLAPSSDTSPLSPCRPAPVGVLTSSSSSPLPPVSMVPMLQSPPGSAFVQQQTAPLAQSFKVYQSSSPNTAVSIGSTPANQQAVPFSLSTLATRPLHSSSCTTSEQSMPRGGGQKVKVCFLGAGSDGTCTGVKEPGALQEAPAAMTQNRKTPAPPPQTGLLPPPQTGLLPPPQHHTAFLDSSLSEHDYFIHTTPPPSQPSPDPELCESDPVTKTPPTRPSRGTKRRRGPEQDGGASGPDVPCPDGGGDPRAQADAGDTQEGKRVRKLTHKARELQRDTETKDEAKKKRKSSPCKTRPRASRSKEETVDRPEKPTPDLLPGQSIWVLTPGGMVQLALAPPPRHQQALVPDPTLPPPPAIRADEASPSALRRAGLQFNPSLMFLEPQEAVCDWLSGRRGVVVPGAGVALPYLPPFVSTLATLRALLQARNSLTKSSLQLLRQDSEPRRRQTRTASASRSENPPSQRPADLPDSTSDLRPAAPPAHAPLTGAPSDRQQEEQQQEEEKQEEEEVLVVAVRELVTERFSSNPAYQLLKARFLSLFTVPALLATIQPITEETVARPATQEEEEEEEEVVKLKKIKARGRQRAKGSVLMCDTSGAPANHFSGINASGADQTRPVEP, encoded by the exons atgtctgtctctctgtctgaagagagagacaggatcCAGAGACAGgtgcaggagctggagcagagtctgtctgtctgtctgtctgcaacacacactgatCTACAGCTGCTgagcagtgagacag atgatgaatcaggaagtgatgacgaagaggaggag TCTGCTGCAGGTCTGTTGGCTCAAAGAGAAAAAATCCAGAAAGAGATCGAGAGCCTGGAGAACAAGCTaggacctgtctgtctgtcag atggtgatgacatcatcatcagcagtgatgag AGTGAGCTGggtatttctctctctgttgagTCTTGTCTTCAGATGAACCTGGTTTACCAGCAGGTGGTGCAGGAGACTCTGTGTCAGCTGGAGACACTACTGACACACAACGACAGACAACAg AAGGAACTTGTGTCTCAGTTGTCTGGACCAATCAAAGAGCCTTCCACAGAACAGCCGGCCCCCTCCTCCTACCAGCTGCCAATCAACATGTACCTGGGTCGCTTCCTGAAGCCTTACTTCAAAGACAAACAGACCGGCCTG GGTCCGCCAGCCAATCGGGAGACGaaggagaagagcagcaggatgacaggatgTCTGGACGAAAATAAAGTCAAGATTAAACGAT GGGAGAGCTGGCAGAAGACTCTTCTGATCGACTCAGTGTCCAGAGACAGTCTGAGGAGACTTGTCCAGCCCAAACTCTCCAG ggTGGACTACCTGAGTCAGAAGTTATCgtcagcagaggagacaaacagGCAGAAGCTCCGAGAGCAGATCGACAATTTGGAGAGAGAGATCGACAAACTCAG GacgaagaaggaggaggagctgatcgGTGATCGATACGAGGAACATGATTGGGAAAAAATCTCCAACATTGAT TTTGAAGGGACGCGGGAGGCCGATGACATCAGGTGCTTCTGGCAGAACTTCCTTCACCCGTCAATCAGGAAGGTTGGATGGAgtcaggaggaggtgcagcagctgAGAGACATCAGCAGGAGACACCGAGAGAGACACTGGAAAAAGATCGCTGAGGAGCTGGGG aCGGGGAGGACAGCCTTCATGTGTCTTCAGACTTTCCAGCGTTTTGTGTCAGACTCGTTGAGACGAGGAAGTTGGACGCCCAATGAAGACGCTCTTCTCCGGGATCTGGTGGACAAGATGAGGATTGGAAACTTTATCCCCTACACTCAGA TGAGTTACTTCATGGAGGGTCGCCACCCCCCTCAGCTGATCTACAGGTGGAACCAGGTTCTGGACCCGAGCCTGAAGAAAGGCATGTGGACCAAACAGGAAGACCAG ctCTTGTTGCGAGCTGTCTCACGTCACGGGGAGAAGAACTGGTGGAAGATCCGGCTGGAGGTTCCTGGACGAACGGACTGCGCCTGCAGAGACAG gtacaTCGACTGTCTGAAGTCGGGGATGAAGCGAGGAGCATTTGACaaacaggagcaggagctgctgctgcagctggtggaGAAACATGGCGTCG GTCGCTGGGCGAAGATCGCAGCTGAGATTCCTCAACGTTACGATGCTCAGTGTCTGAGGGAATGGAGGAAAGTGAGCAGAAAGAGGCTCAGTCCTGCTCAG AAAAATAGAAGAGCTAAAAAGCCACAAACAAGTGGAGatggaaagaagaagaggaaggtaaacatcaggaggagagtgaaggaggagctgagcagtgaggaggagcaggaggaggaggaggaggaggtggagtacATGGACAGTGATACTGatgagaagaagatgaaggaggaggagaaggaggaggaggaggaggtggttgAAGGGgatgtagaggaggaggtggagtacACCTGCCCTTCGATGACTGAGTGGATTCCAGATGATAGAGCAGAACATTTCTCCTTCCTGAACTTCAGGCCGGTGTCGATACCTCCGTCCTCCCACGGCCAGGGAGAGAAGCCAGTCCGCTCCACCATCGTGGGGAAGTCCGGACGCTCTGTGATCATTGGACCAAATCCACCGGAGCTGCAGTGGGAGGAGCGTCACAGAAGCAGCGCCATGATGATGGTGTCACCTGAGCAGCTCCGAGCCCACCTGCTCTGCCAGGCGGCCGAGTGGAAGAAGCGTGGCTTCCGGCCCCAGGGGAAGGCCGCGGGCCGAGCCATGGACGTGGTGGTGAAGGTCCAGCTCCAGGCGGCCGTGCTGCCCTGGATCGGGAACCTGCTGATCCCGACTCCCAGCAGACTGACTGTGGCCGACGCCGTGAGGGAACAAGGAGAGACAACCCAGCTCTCCTCCACTCCTgtcttccagctgctgctgcagaccaTGAGCGTGGACGTCCTCGGCTGCAAGGAGACGatagagcagaggaagaagaaagtggAGTTTGCAGCTCCGCCCCCGGAGCCTCCGTCTGTCCGCAGGAAGAATCCGCTCACTGTCGCAGGaatgctgcagcagaggaggcagcagcaggagtcgGACCTGCAGGACAAACGGATCCTGACGCAGCTGAACGCTCTGCAACAGCAGCACATGATGCTCCAACAACCAATCAGAACACAGCAGTTAGTTTATCAGCACCGACCTCAGACTCTTCCTCCTAGCATCCCTTCTCAGAATCGTCCTGGTCTTCCTCAGATGTCTCGTGTGTCCTTTCCTCCGAGTGTCTTcattcctcatcctcttctccaacCTCTTGCTCCCTCTTCCGACACATCCCCTTTGTCTCCATGCCGACCTGCTCCTGTGGGCGTCCtcacatcttcatcttcatctcctcttcctcctgtctccaTGGTCCCGATGCTCCAGAGTCCTCCCGGCTCCGCCTTCGTCCAGCAACAGACTGCACCATTGGCTCAGAGCTTCAAAGTTTACCAGTCCTCTTCCCCTAACACCGCTGTTTCTATTGGTTCAACACCGGCCAATCAACAAGCTGTTCCATTCTCACTCTCAACCCTCGCCACCCGTCCTCTCCATTCCTCCAGTTGTACAACCTCAGAACAGAGTATgcccagagggggggggcagaaggtCAAGGTGTGTTTCCTTGGAGCAGGTAGTGACGGGACGTGCACAGGTGTGAAGGAGCCCGGAGCTCTACAGGAAGCTCCTGCAGCCATG ACTCAAAACAGGAAGACGCCTGCCCCGCCCCCTCAGACTgggctcctcccacctcctcagactgggctcctcccacctcctcagCATCACACTGCATTCTTAGATTCAAGCTTATCTGAACATGACTACTTTATTCatactacccccccccccagtcaacCAAGTCCTGACCCCGAACTCTGTGAATCTGACCCCGTCACAAAGACGCCGCCCACACGTCCCAGCAGAGGAACGAAGCGCAGGAGGGGGCCGGAGCAGGACGGGGGGGCCAGCGGTCCAGACGTCCCCTGtccagatggggggggggaccccAGGGCCCAGGCTGATGCAGGTGACACCCAGGAAGGAAAAAGGGTTCGGAAGCTAACTCACAAGGCcagggagctgcagagagacactgagaccaAG GACGAAGctaaaaagaagaggaagtctTCTCCTTGTAAAACTCGCCCTCGTGCGTCTCGCTCTAAAGAGGAAACTGTCGATCGCCCAGAGAAACCCACCCCCGATCTACTTCCTGGTCAGTCGATATGGGTCCTGACTCCTGGTGGGATGGTCCAGCTTGCACTAGCCCCGCCCCCACGCCATCAGCAGGCATTAGTGCCGGACCCCACTTTGCCACCTCCACCTGCAATCCGAGCGGATGAGGCCTCCCCATCTGCCCTCAGGAGGGCGGGGCTTCAGTTCAACCCCTCACTGATGTTCCTGGAGCCTCAGGAAGCAGtgtgtgattggctgagtggGCGGAGGGGGGTGGTGGTACCAGGAGCAGGCGTGGCTCTGCCCTACCTGCCGCCATTCGTCAGCACTCTGGCCACGCTGCGGGCGCTGCTTCAGGCCAGAAACTCTTTGACCAAAtcgtctctgcagctgctgcgtcAAGACTCTGAACCTCGGCGCCGCCAAACCAGGACCGCCTCCGCCAGCAGGTCCGAAAACCCGCCGAGTCAGCGTCCAGCCGACCTGCCAGactcgacctctgacctccgaccAGCCGCGCCACCAGCTCACGCTCCTCTGACAG GAGCTCCCTCTGACCgccagcaggaggagcagcagcaggaggaggagaagcaggaggaggaggaggtgcttgTGGTGGCAGTGCGTGAGCTTGTGACAGAGCGTTTTTCTAGTAACCCCGCCTACCAGTTGTTGAAGGCCCGCTTCCTGTCACTCTTCACTGTCCCCGCCCTCCTTGCTACCATCCAACCAATAACAGAGGAGACTGTGGCTCGCCCAGccactcaggaggaggaggaggaggaggaggaagtggtgaAGCTGAAGAAAATCAAAGCAAGGGGGCGACAGAGAGCCAAG GGATCTGTGCTGATGTGTGACACGTCAGGAGCGCCAGCCAATCACTTCTCAGGAATCAACGCATCCGGCGCTGACCAGACCCGGCCAGTAGAACCCTGA